From Alistipes sp. ZOR0009, a single genomic window includes:
- a CDS encoding Lrp/AsnC family transcriptional regulator, with product MAGKIHLDSIDQKILSYLIKNARMPFLEIARECGISGAAIHQRVKKMEDAGIIDGSRLIVKPKALGYEVCAFVGVSLVQTSYYTEAVEVIKRIPEVVECHFVTGNYAVLLKIYCRDNDHLLDVLVNTVQKIPGVARTETLISLDQAFERQVYVKDKKSAKPKKSTKEE from the coding sequence ATGGCTGGAAAAATTCATCTCGATAGCATCGACCAAAAGATTCTATCTTACCTGATTAAGAATGCTCGCATGCCATTCTTAGAAATCGCAAGAGAATGCGGAATCTCTGGTGCTGCCATCCATCAACGTGTAAAAAAGATGGAAGACGCAGGGATTATCGATGGCTCTCGACTCATTGTTAAGCCCAAAGCTCTTGGTTACGAAGTGTGCGCCTTTGTTGGTGTTTCGCTTGTTCAAACGAGCTACTATACCGAAGCGGTAGAAGTTATTAAGAGAATTCCAGAAGTGGTAGAGTGCCATTTTGTAACTGGGAACTATGCGGTATTGCTTAAAATTTACTGCCGCGATAACGACCACCTGCTTGACGTACTGGTTAACACAGTTCAAAAAATCCCAGGAGTTGCTCGTACAGAAACCCTCATTTCTCTCGACCAAGCTTTTGAACGCCAAGTCTACGTGAAAGACAAAAAGTCGGCGAAACCAAAGAAAAGCACCAAAGAAGAGTAG
- the rpmF gene encoding 50S ribosomal protein L32 — MAHPKHKISKTRRDKRRTHYKAVAPTISTCSNCGATVQYHRVCPECGFYRGRLVVEKQVNA; from the coding sequence ATGGCACATCCCAAACACAAAATCTCGAAGACGAGAAGAGATAAGCGTAGAACTCACTACAAAGCTGTAGCTCCTACCATTTCTACTTGCTCTAACTGCGGTGCTACTGTACAATACCATAGAGTATGTCCAGAGTGCGGTTTCTACAGAGGACGCCTTGTAGTTGAGAAACAAGTAAATGCATAA
- the typA gene encoding translational GTPase TypA has protein sequence MQHIRNIAIIAHVDHGKTTLVDKMILQGKLFRDAEKAGDLILDNNDLERERGITILAKNVSVQYKEYKINIIDTPGHADFGGEVERVLNMADGVLLLVDAFEGTMPQTRFVLQKALALGKKPIVVINKVDKPNCRPDEVHEEVFDLMFHLEATEDQLDFPTIYGSAKQGWMSTDWQNPTTDITALLDSIIENIPAPEAHEGTPQMLITSLEYSSYVGRIAIGRLHRGVLKSNMPVILSKRDGSQVKTRIKDLMVFEGLEKRKVEEVPAGEICALVGIDGFDIGDSICDFENPEPLKPIAIDEPTMSMLFTINDSPFFGKDGKFVTSRHLKDRLDKELEKNLALRVQDGETADSFIVFGRGVLHISVLIETMRREGYELQVGQPKVIFKEINGQKCEPMEFLTIDLPEEFAGRAIELVTKRKGVMFKMEQRGDRSHLEFEIPSRGLIGLRSNLLTATQGEAIVAHRVKGFEPYKGDIEMRTNGSLIAMETGNAYAYSINKLQDRGKFFIAPGEDVYNGQVIGEHSRAGDLVINVTKSKKLTNMRASGSDDKTAIAPPIVFSLEEALEYIQEDEYVEITPNSMRLRKILLDEGQRKRNAK, from the coding sequence ATGCAACATATTAGGAACATTGCGATCATCGCTCACGTAGACCACGGGAAAACAACTCTTGTGGATAAGATGATCCTACAAGGTAAGCTTTTCAGAGATGCCGAGAAAGCTGGCGATTTAATTCTAGACAACAACGATCTAGAGCGCGAAAGAGGTATTACCATTCTTGCAAAGAACGTATCTGTTCAGTACAAGGAGTACAAGATTAACATTATCGACACCCCAGGCCACGCCGACTTTGGTGGAGAGGTTGAACGCGTACTTAATATGGCTGACGGAGTTCTTCTTCTGGTAGATGCTTTCGAAGGCACCATGCCACAAACTCGTTTTGTGCTTCAAAAAGCACTCGCATTAGGAAAAAAACCTATTGTTGTAATCAATAAGGTTGATAAGCCAAACTGCCGTCCAGACGAAGTGCACGAGGAAGTTTTTGATCTTATGTTTCACCTAGAAGCAACCGAAGATCAGCTAGACTTCCCAACCATATACGGAAGTGCAAAGCAAGGATGGATGTCTACCGACTGGCAAAATCCAACCACAGATATTACCGCGCTACTAGACTCTATAATTGAAAATATACCAGCACCAGAAGCACACGAAGGAACTCCACAGATGCTAATCACCTCTTTGGAATACTCTTCTTATGTTGGTCGTATCGCAATTGGCCGTTTACACCGTGGTGTGCTAAAATCAAACATGCCCGTTATTCTATCAAAAAGAGATGGAAGCCAAGTTAAAACGCGCATCAAAGATTTAATGGTATTCGAAGGTCTCGAAAAAAGAAAGGTCGAAGAAGTTCCCGCCGGAGAAATTTGTGCTTTAGTGGGTATAGATGGATTCGATATCGGCGACAGCATCTGCGATTTTGAAAATCCAGAGCCTCTAAAGCCAATTGCTATTGACGAGCCGACCATGAGCATGCTCTTTACAATCAACGACTCTCCATTCTTCGGGAAAGACGGAAAATTTGTAACCTCACGCCACCTGAAGGACCGCCTAGATAAGGAGCTTGAGAAAAACCTTGCACTACGCGTTCAAGATGGTGAAACAGCAGACTCCTTCATCGTATTTGGTAGAGGGGTACTACACATTAGCGTGCTAATCGAAACCATGCGCCGTGAAGGCTATGAGCTACAAGTTGGTCAACCAAAAGTAATCTTTAAAGAAATCAATGGACAAAAGTGCGAACCAATGGAGTTCCTCACCATCGATCTTCCTGAAGAATTTGCAGGTAGAGCAATTGAGCTTGTAACTAAGCGTAAGGGAGTGATGTTCAAAATGGAGCAACGAGGAGATCGCTCGCACCTTGAATTTGAAATTCCTTCACGAGGCCTAATCGGATTACGTAGCAATCTACTAACCGCAACGCAAGGAGAAGCCATTGTAGCCCACCGAGTAAAAGGCTTTGAGCCATATAAGGGTGACATCGAAATGCGTACCAACGGTTCACTAATCGCCATGGAAACAGGAAACGCCTACGCCTACTCTATAAATAAGCTACAGGATAGGGGTAAATTTTTCATCGCTCCAGGCGAAGATGTGTATAACGGACAGGTAATTGGAGAGCATAGCCGCGCTGGCGATTTAGTTATCAATGTTACGAAATCGAAAAAGCTTACAAACATGCGTGCTAGCGGATCGGACGACAAAACCGCGATTGCACCTCCAATCGTTTTCAGCTTAGAAGAAGCATTGGAGTATATCCAAGAAGATGAATACGTGGAAATTACACCAAACTCGATGCGCCTTCGCAAAATACTTCTCGACGAAGGTCAGAGAAAACGTAACGCGAAGTAG
- a CDS encoding YceD family protein, protein MSYLDRYTIPVKGLALGEHEVDYDVDDKFFACFEESEIKKGDVKVMVHAKRLSSFIELDFDIEGDVMVTCDRCLEEFPQDISYQGSLFIKFSSLIQEEQGDVIYVDPNEGELNLSQYIYESICLSLPYQKIHPLDEEGESTCNPEMLERLEAIETNFADEPTLADNEEEDDQEEMPWEEIKKLLDNK, encoded by the coding sequence GTGAGCTATCTAGATAGATATACAATACCAGTAAAAGGGCTTGCCCTTGGAGAGCACGAAGTTGACTACGACGTTGATGACAAGTTTTTTGCATGTTTCGAAGAATCGGAAATCAAAAAAGGAGACGTCAAAGTTATGGTGCACGCCAAAAGGCTAAGTTCATTCATCGAACTTGATTTTGATATTGAGGGCGATGTAATGGTAACTTGCGACCGATGTTTAGAGGAATTTCCACAAGATATTAGCTATCAAGGAAGCCTATTCATCAAATTTTCATCGCTCATTCAGGAGGAACAAGGTGATGTTATCTACGTTGATCCTAACGAAGGGGAGTTGAATCTTTCACAGTATATCTACGAGAGTATTTGCTTAAGCCTACCCTACCAAAAAATCCATCCGCTGGATGAGGAAGGAGAAAGTACCTGCAACCCTGAAATGCTAGAGCGCCTCGAGGCCATCGAAACCAACTTTGCTGACGAGCCAACGCTGGCCGACAACGAGGAAGAAGATGATCAGGAGGAAATGCCTTGGGAAGAAATCAAGAAGTTACTTGACAATAAATAG
- the asnB gene encoding asparagine synthase B, with amino-acid sequence MCGIVGVFDLKAKSADLRVQVLDMAKRIRHRGPDWSGIFCDDKAILAHERLSIVDPQSGRQPLYSKDRNLVLAVNGEIYNHLQIRKRFENRYEFQTNSDCEVILALYQEKGPDFLEELNGIFAFALYDRVKDIYVVGRDHMGIIPLYQGWDQYGCYYVASELKALEGYCNKIEVFLPGHSLCSTDGVMKPWYKRDWMEFDAVKDSETDIALLRKSLEEAVHRQLMSDVPYGVLLSGGLDSSIISAVAKKFAAKRIESDDKQEAWWPQLHSFAVGLDGSPDLVAAKKVAEHIGTVHHEIHFTIQEGLDAVRDVIYHLETYDVTTVRASTPMFLLARVIKSMGVKMVLSGEGSDELFGGYLYFHKAPDAKALHDETVRKLGKLHLYDCLRANKALAAWGVEGRVPFLDKEFMDVAMRINPKDKMSGNGRMEKWVLRKAFEDYLPESVAWRQKEQFSDGVGYSWIDTLKKVTSNSVTDEQLANAKYRFPINPPMSKEEYYYRCIFTEHFPSDSAAACVPSVPSVACSTPEALAWDQSFQNLNDPSGRAVTSIHNDGYK; translated from the coding sequence ATGTGTGGAATAGTCGGAGTTTTCGATCTGAAAGCAAAGTCGGCAGATTTACGCGTACAGGTGCTCGATATGGCCAAGCGCATACGGCACCGCGGGCCCGATTGGTCGGGCATCTTCTGCGACGACAAGGCGATACTCGCCCACGAGCGCCTCTCTATTGTAGACCCCCAGTCGGGTCGCCAACCCCTTTACAGCAAGGACCGAAATCTGGTGCTCGCCGTAAATGGCGAGATCTACAATCACCTCCAAATTAGGAAGCGCTTCGAGAATCGGTACGAGTTTCAGACCAACTCCGACTGTGAAGTCATCCTAGCGCTCTACCAGGAGAAGGGACCCGACTTTCTGGAGGAGCTCAACGGCATCTTTGCCTTTGCGCTTTACGATCGGGTAAAAGATATTTACGTAGTTGGCCGCGACCACATGGGCATTATTCCCCTTTATCAGGGATGGGATCAGTATGGCTGCTACTACGTGGCCTCGGAGCTTAAGGCGCTGGAGGGATACTGTAATAAAATTGAAGTGTTTCTTCCGGGGCATAGCCTGTGTAGCACCGATGGAGTTATGAAGCCTTGGTACAAGCGCGATTGGATGGAGTTTGACGCTGTTAAGGATAGCGAAACGGATATTGCTCTTCTGCGCAAGTCGTTGGAGGAGGCGGTTCACCGTCAGTTGATGTCTGACGTTCCTTATGGTGTGCTGCTTTCTGGAGGGCTAGACTCTTCTATAATTTCTGCCGTAGCCAAAAAGTTTGCCGCTAAACGTATAGAAAGCGATGATAAGCAGGAGGCATGGTGGCCGCAGCTGCACTCCTTTGCTGTTGGCCTCGATGGCTCACCCGATTTGGTCGCAGCCAAAAAGGTGGCCGAGCATATTGGTACGGTTCACCACGAAATTCACTTTACTATTCAGGAGGGGCTAGATGCCGTTCGCGACGTTATCTACCACCTCGAAACCTACGATGTAACCACCGTTCGCGCATCAACACCCATGTTCCTGCTGGCGCGTGTCATCAAGTCGATGGGGGTAAAGATGGTGCTCTCGGGCGAAGGCTCCGACGAGCTTTTTGGTGGATACCTCTACTTCCACAAGGCGCCCGACGCCAAGGCGCTCCACGACGAAACGGTGCGCAAGCTCGGCAAGCTGCATCTGTACGACTGCCTTCGTGCCAACAAGGCGCTGGCCGCTTGGGGCGTGGAGGGGCGTGTACCCTTCCTCGATAAGGAATTTATGGACGTGGCCATGCGCATTAACCCTAAGGATAAGATGTCGGGCAATGGGCGCATGGAGAAGTGGGTGCTGCGAAAGGCCTTTGAGGACTACCTACCCGAGAGCGTTGCCTGGCGCCAAAAGGAGCAGTTCTCCGATGGCGTAGGCTACAGCTGGATAGACACGCTAAAGAAGGTAACCTCTAATTCGGTAACCGACGAACAGCTGGCTAATGCTAAGTACCGCTTCCCGATCAACCCGCCTATGAGCAAGGAGGAGTACTACTACCGCTGCATCTTTACCGAGCATTTCCCTAGCGATTCGGCTGCGGCGTGTGTCCCATCGGTACCGTCGGTAGCCTGCAGCACACCCGAGGCGCTGGCTTGGGATCAGTCGTTTCAAAACCTAAACGACCCATCGGGCCGAGCCGTAACGAGCATCCATAACGACGGGTATAAGTAG
- a CDS encoding beta-ketoacyl-ACP synthase III: MEKITAAITGVGGYLPEYILTNDELSTMVDTTDEWIMTRIGIKTRRILKGEGKGTSDMGAAAINELFAKTGTRPDEVDLIICCTVTHDMMFPATANIIADKVGIKNAFGFDINAACSSFLYGMTVAQKFIESGSHKKVVVVGSDKMSAITDFTDRATCAIFGDGAAAILMEPNYEGLGVQDSILRSDGVGRKHLFMKAGGSCYPASIETVTNREHYIYQEGQAVFKWAVSNMADTTLELMEKNNLKGEDIAWLVPHQANLRIIDATANRANVEREKVMVNIEKYGNTTSGTLPLCLWDYEKQLKKGDNIIFAAFGGGFTWGALYLKWAYDGDKVGK, translated from the coding sequence ATGGAAAAGATTACAGCTGCAATTACAGGAGTAGGGGGATACCTTCCAGAATACATCCTAACAAACGATGAGTTAAGTACCATGGTAGATACCACTGATGAGTGGATTATGACCAGAATCGGTATCAAAACCCGCCGCATACTTAAAGGCGAAGGTAAGGGCACATCAGACATGGGAGCAGCTGCCATAAACGAACTCTTTGCCAAAACAGGTACCCGTCCTGACGAAGTAGACCTCATTATCTGCTGTACGGTTACGCACGACATGATGTTCCCTGCAACAGCAAACATCATAGCAGATAAGGTAGGCATCAAAAATGCATTTGGTTTCGACATAAATGCAGCATGCTCCAGCTTCCTTTACGGAATGACTGTTGCCCAGAAATTCATTGAATCAGGATCTCACAAGAAGGTTGTTGTGGTTGGCTCGGATAAAATGTCGGCAATCACCGACTTCACAGACCGTGCTACATGCGCCATTTTTGGTGATGGAGCCGCAGCTATTCTTATGGAACCCAACTACGAAGGACTTGGCGTACAAGATTCAATTCTACGCTCTGATGGAGTTGGACGCAAGCACCTTTTCATGAAAGCAGGAGGATCGTGCTACCCAGCAAGCATCGAAACTGTAACCAACCGCGAGCACTACATCTACCAAGAAGGTCAAGCGGTATTCAAATGGGCTGTTTCTAACATGGCAGACACCACCCTTGAGCTGATGGAAAAGAACAACCTAAAAGGTGAAGATATTGCCTGGTTGGTTCCACATCAAGCTAACCTACGCATCATTGATGCAACGGCAAACCGTGCAAATGTAGAGCGCGAAAAGGTGATGGTCAACATCGAAAAATACGGAAATACTACCTCTGGAACTCTTCCATTATGCCTTTGGGACTATGAGAAGCAGCTCAAGAAGGGCGATAATATCATATTTGCAGCGTTTGGCGGAGGCTTTACTTGGGGTGCTTTGTACCTTAAATGGGCTTACGACGGCGATAAAGTAGGCAAATAG
- a CDS encoding polyprenyl synthetase family protein: MSASSKIIKAPVATEMASFEEFFKITMDSKIPLLQTIVNYVLRRKGKQLRPTIVFLTAKLNGEVTDNTYVAASMIELLHTATLIHDDVVDEAYERRGALSINAMWRSKIAVLLGDFLLAKGLQLSVDTNSFDLLRIMSEAVKEMSEGELLQIEKARKLDITEDVYFDIIRKKTATLIASCAANGAQSVRATPEIVQKMKLYGEYIGIAFQLKDDLFDYQEKPLIGKPTGNDIKEKKMTLPLIFALNQTSKGEKSRILKLVRNAQSKPQNVAEVIDFVALSGGIAYTEQKMHEYKDKAIAILDDYPDSDVKNALVELAHYTTQRSK, translated from the coding sequence ATGTCCGCATCTTCAAAAATCATAAAGGCACCGGTTGCCACCGAGATGGCATCGTTCGAGGAGTTCTTCAAAATAACTATGGACTCCAAGATACCTCTTCTACAAACAATTGTAAACTACGTGCTACGCCGTAAGGGTAAGCAGCTACGTCCGACAATTGTTTTTTTAACGGCAAAATTAAATGGAGAGGTAACTGATAATACCTACGTTGCTGCTTCGATGATCGAATTGCTGCATACCGCTACGCTAATTCACGACGATGTGGTTGATGAGGCGTACGAAAGGAGAGGTGCTCTTTCCATTAATGCGATGTGGCGCTCTAAGATTGCTGTTTTGCTGGGCGATTTTTTGCTAGCAAAAGGGCTGCAGCTTTCGGTTGATACCAACTCGTTTGATCTGCTTCGTATTATGTCGGAGGCGGTAAAGGAGATGAGTGAAGGCGAGCTGCTTCAGATCGAAAAGGCGCGCAAGCTAGATATTACCGAGGATGTTTACTTCGACATAATCAGAAAAAAAACGGCTACGCTAATTGCCTCATGCGCGGCTAACGGTGCGCAGTCGGTTCGTGCTACTCCCGAAATTGTTCAGAAAATGAAGCTGTATGGGGAGTACATTGGTATAGCTTTTCAGTTGAAAGATGATTTGTTCGACTATCAGGAAAAGCCGTTAATCGGCAAACCTACTGGGAACGATATCAAGGAAAAGAAGATGACGCTTCCGCTGATATTTGCGCTTAACCAGACCTCGAAAGGGGAGAAGAGTCGCATACTCAAACTTGTGCGTAATGCTCAGTCTAAGCCACAAAATGTGGCGGAGGTGATTGATTTTGTTGCTTTAAGCGGAGGTATTGCCTACACTGAGCAAAAAATGCACGAGTATAAAGATAAGGCTATCGCTATTCTGGATGACTATCCCGATAGCGACGTGAAAAACGCACTCGTGGAGTTGGCCCATTACACTACCCAGCGAAGCAAGTAA
- a CDS encoding DNA cytosine methyltransferase: MSDFKFIDLFCGIGGFHAAMSQLGGECVFAADIDDECRKVYQQNYGLEPHSDVSAVNEKKIPKHDVLCAGFPCQAFSKAGKQAGMNDPRGTLFFDIVRIAKHHRPKYMLLENVRNLVGHDNGNTWRVIKANLDELGYDFSHEPIIFSPHNLGIPQFRERVFILCKRKDVKVGEVEFSQKRQRPTCDISRVIDESVADSRYAVSESEKAILDIWNDFALNVNKPLPTFPVWTAEFEPENLKADISAYPKWKRRIIEQNRALWSENRAFLKGWYAKAKKNKNFAGAKAKFEWQVGDAHPEVWSHLIQFRPSGVRIKKATYFPALVAITQTSIVGKLGRRITPKEAAALQSFPEDYQLHSVDRIAYKQLGNAVNVDVVKFFAKRLLGKEKG; this comes from the coding sequence ATGAGCGATTTTAAGTTTATTGACCTTTTTTGTGGGATTGGCGGCTTTCATGCGGCAATGAGCCAGCTCGGTGGTGAGTGCGTATTTGCTGCCGACATCGATGATGAATGCCGCAAAGTATATCAGCAAAACTACGGCTTAGAGCCACATAGCGACGTTAGTGCAGTAAACGAAAAAAAAATACCCAAGCACGATGTTCTTTGTGCGGGATTTCCTTGTCAGGCATTTTCGAAAGCGGGTAAGCAGGCGGGAATGAACGATCCACGTGGTACCCTTTTCTTCGACATTGTTCGTATAGCCAAGCATCATAGGCCAAAATATATGCTGCTCGAAAATGTTCGTAACCTCGTTGGCCACGATAATGGGAATACATGGCGTGTAATAAAGGCCAACCTAGACGAGTTGGGTTACGATTTCTCGCATGAACCAATAATTTTTAGTCCGCATAACTTAGGGATCCCCCAATTTCGCGAGCGCGTATTTATTCTTTGCAAGCGAAAGGATGTCAAAGTCGGAGAGGTGGAGTTTTCTCAAAAGCGTCAGCGTCCAACCTGCGATATAAGCAGAGTTATCGATGAGTCGGTAGCAGATTCTCGTTATGCAGTAAGCGAAAGCGAGAAGGCAATTTTGGATATTTGGAATGATTTTGCGCTCAATGTAAATAAGCCACTACCCACTTTCCCTGTTTGGACTGCCGAATTTGAGCCAGAAAACCTAAAGGCAGACATTTCTGCTTACCCCAAGTGGAAACGACGCATTATCGAGCAAAATAGGGCCCTTTGGAGCGAAAATAGGGCGTTTTTGAAGGGTTGGTATGCCAAGGCTAAAAAAAATAAAAATTTCGCAGGTGCCAAGGCTAAATTCGAATGGCAGGTTGGCGATGCACATCCAGAGGTGTGGAGCCATCTTATTCAGTTTCGACCTTCGGGAGTACGCATAAAAAAAGCCACCTACTTTCCAGCGTTGGTAGCTATCACTCAAACATCTATTGTCGGTAAGCTTGGTAGACGAATTACTCCAAAAGAGGCGGCAGCCTTGCAGTCTTTCCCTGAGGATTATCAGCTTCATTCGGTAGATAGGATTGCCTATAAACAGCTTGGAAACGCTGTTAATGTGGATGTGGTGAAGTTTTTTGCCAAGCGTCTTTTAGGAAAAGAGAAAGGATAG
- the plsX gene encoding phosphate acyltransferase PlsX, protein MRIGVDAMGGDFAPEAVVLGAIEAQKQFSDVRLVLIGDKVRIEEILNREGADVASFDIVHTDQVIEMGEHPVKAFSSKPQSSIAIGFKLLMDGKIQGFASAGSTGGMMVGAMYTIKQIDGVIRPTIASPIPVSLDKKAILLDVGLNPDCKPEVLVQYAMLGSVYAKYVLGIDNPHVGLLNIGEEEEKGSILTQTTHQLLKETKNINFIGNIEGNDVFTGKADVIVTDGFTGNVLLKAAESFYELLHKQGIKNDFFEGFNFENVGGTPVLGVNGVVIIGHGISNAKAIKNMIKQAIDCAKGGIVEHIRENLE, encoded by the coding sequence ATGAGAATTGGAGTTGATGCTATGGGTGGCGATTTTGCTCCTGAAGCGGTAGTTTTAGGAGCAATCGAAGCCCAAAAGCAGTTTTCAGATGTTCGCTTGGTGCTGATAGGCGACAAAGTTAGAATCGAAGAGATCCTCAACCGCGAGGGTGCCGACGTTGCTAGCTTCGACATCGTGCATACCGACCAGGTGATTGAAATGGGTGAACATCCTGTAAAAGCTTTCAGCTCAAAACCACAGTCGAGCATAGCCATCGGATTTAAGCTGCTTATGGACGGCAAAATCCAAGGCTTTGCAAGTGCAGGAAGCACCGGCGGCATGATGGTTGGCGCTATGTATACCATCAAGCAAATTGATGGAGTAATACGGCCAACAATTGCCAGCCCAATTCCTGTAAGTTTGGACAAAAAAGCAATTCTTTTGGATGTTGGTCTAAACCCAGATTGCAAGCCAGAAGTTCTAGTACAGTACGCTATGCTAGGCTCTGTTTACGCAAAATATGTACTAGGAATAGACAATCCACATGTTGGTCTGCTAAACATTGGCGAAGAGGAAGAAAAGGGCAGCATTCTGACCCAAACAACCCATCAGCTACTTAAGGAGACCAAAAACATCAACTTTATTGGAAATATTGAAGGTAACGACGTATTTACCGGAAAAGCGGATGTGATTGTAACCGATGGTTTCACTGGAAATGTATTGCTAAAAGCGGCAGAAAGTTTCTACGAGCTGCTACACAAGCAAGGCATTAAAAACGACTTTTTTGAAGGTTTTAACTTTGAAAATGTTGGAGGAACTCCAGTGCTAGGTGTTAACGGCGTCGTTATCATCGGACATGGAATATCTAACGCCAAAGCAATCAAAAACATGATTAAACAAGCAATTGATTGCGCAAAAGGCGGTATTGTCGAGCATATTCGCGAAAATTTAGAATAA